The Desulfovibrio piger DNA segment AGTCGCTGATCTTCTGTTTCTGGCGGGTGCTCTCGGGCCGCCACTGGGGCTCGCGGATGTCGCCCGCGTCCAGGCCGGCCAGCGCCAGACAGATGCCCAGGTTCACATAGGGCAGGGCGCCGCGGATGGCGTAGCCGCCTTCCAGCACGGCGATGTCCGGGTTAAGGGCGCGGTTGAGGGCCGCATAGCCCTGGGCCGAGAGCTTCATGTTGGCCAGCGGGTCCGTGAAGTGGTTGTCCTGCCCGGCGGAGTTGATGACCAGATCAGGCTTGAAGTCCGCCAGCATGGGCAGCACGGCGTGCTCGATGGCGTAAAGGTAGCCCTCGTCCGAGGTCTCGGGCGGCAGGGGGATGTTGATGGTGCGGCCCAGCGCGCCCGGCCCGCCGCATTCCTGCGGAAAGCCCGTGCCCGGATAGAGGGTGCGGCCGTCCTGATGCAGGGAGATGAACAGGGTGTTCGGGTCGTTCCAGAAGATGTCCTGGCTGCCGTCGCCGTGGTGCACGTCCGTATCCACGATGGCGATACGCAGGGGCCGCCCCGTGGGATGCGGATAGTGGTCGCGGATGTACTCCACCATCACGGCTTCGTTGTTGATGTTGCAGAAACCGCGGTTGCCGTGGGTCACGCGCATGGCGTGGTGTCCCGGAGGACGCACCAGGGCAAAGGCCTTGTCTTCCTTCTTCTCCATGACCAGACGGGCGGCCGTGATGGCCCCGCCCGCCGAGGCCCGGTGCGAATCGGTGACCACGGCGCCGGTGGAGGGCAGACAGAAGTGCACGCGCTCCACCTGGGCGTTGGTGGCGAGCTCCGGGCGGTACTCGGTGATGCCGGGGATGTCGAACAGGCCTTCTTCCGCCAGCTGGTCGCGGGTGTAGAGCAGACGCTCCTCACGCTCGGGATGGGTGGCGGAGATGGCCCAGTCGAAGGCGGGGAAGAAGACCACGCCCAGCCGGTTACGGGCTCTCAGGGGATCAGTCATCGTCGTCCAGCATGTTTTCGGCAAAGATGTCGACGCTGTAGCGCGCATAGGAGATCATCTTGCCCAGGCGGCCCAGAGCCATGGCATAGGCAAGGTTGGTCTCGGCCACGGCCGCGAAGAGCAGGCCGTTGTCGTCTTCCACCACGAAGACGCCGCCGGGCTTCTGCTCATGACGGAAGACCACGCAATGCAGCAGCCCGGGATCGCCCAGGCGGGAAACGAATTCGCAGCCGGGCAGGGGGCTCTCGTCCAGCACGACCTGTTCCAGGGCGGCATCGGTACGGGGCAGGAAGCGCAGGCGGCCTTCCTCGGCGGTGACGGTATACAGTTCGCTCATGGCAATATCCTTACGTCTTATTCCAGCCCGCTGCCGCGCTGCTTCAGATGCCGCTCCACGGCGGAGAGGCATTGCAGCACCACGTCCTCGGGCTGTTGCGATGCGTCGATGATGGCGATGCGGTCGGGCTCTTCCGCCGCGATGGTCAGATAGCCCTGGCGCACGCGCTCGTGGAAATTGAGGCTCTCGCTGTCGAAACGGCCTTCGGAGAGCACCGTGCCCTCGCGCCGGTTGCGCAGGCCCGCGCGCTCCAGCCCCACGGACACGGGCAGGTCGCAGAGCAGGGTCAGATCCGGTTGCAGGCCGCCGGTGGCCAGATCGTTGGCCCGGCGCAGACGGTCGGGATCACGGCCGCGGCCGTAGCCCTGATAGGCCAGGGTGGAGTCGGTATAGCGGTCGCAGATGACGATCTGTCCGGCTTCCACCGCCGGACGGATGATCTCGGCCACATGCTGGGCCCGGTCGGCTAGGAAGAGATAGAGCTCGGCCCGGTTGCACAGGCCGGAATTGCGGGCGTCCAGCAGGATGGGACGCAGGGCGCGCCCCAGACCGCAGCCGCCCGGTTCGCGCGTCAGCAGCACGTCGTGGCCGCGCTTTTCCAGTTCCAGGGCCAGCAGCTGCCGGGCCGTGGTTTTGCCCGAACCTTCTATGCCTTCGAATGTGATGAACATGGCAGCCTCACAGCAGGGAGAGCATCCCGTCCTCCCCGGAAGACTTCCGGGAGGCGCGGGGCTTCTTTTCGACTTTTTCTTCCACCGGCGTCTGCGCGCAGCGGTGCATGGCCCGGCCCAGGGTGGCCTGATAGGGCGTCCAGCTCTCGCCTTCGCCCAGCTGGGCGAACAGGCCCCGGCACTGGGCCATCTTGGCGTCGATGTTGTCCGCATAATGCAGCACGAGGGCCTCGGCGGTCTGCGGCACGCGCACGGCCCCGAATTCCAGCGTACCGTGGTGGCTCAGGACCAGATGCTTGAGATGGCGCTGCAACTCGGGCTCCAGGCCCGATTTTTCCAGATAGGGAGCCAGCATCTCCACGCAGATCTCCAGATGCCCCAGCAGGCGGCCCTCGTCGGTATAATCGTTGGCGATGCCGCCGGAAAATTCGCGGATCTTGCCGAAGTCGTGGAACAGGGCCCCGGCCAGCAGGGTCTGGCGGTCCAGCTCGGGATACTGGTCGGCCAGACGGCGACAGAGCTTGAAAACGCTCAGGGTATGCTCCAGCAGGCCGCCCGCATAGGCATGGTGCACGCCCTTGGCCGCCGGGCAGGTGCGGAAGGCCTCGCGCAGCTCTTCATTTTTGAACACTCCGTCCACCAGCTTGCGCCAGGGCTTGTAGCGGAACTCCTCGCGGATCAGCCCCATGAGCTCGTCCATCATGGCATCCAGCGGGTAGGGGCTGGCGGGCATGAAGTCGGCCAGGTCAAGGGCCGCGCCTTCTTCCGGCGAAAGCAGGCGGCCTTCCTCCACCGTGAACTGGAGCTGGTCGCGGAAGGTGCTCACCCGGCCGTGGGCATAGAAGAAGCTGCCCGTATGCAGGGCGGGGAAAGAGGCGCTCAGGGGCGACCAGATCTTGGCCTCCACGCTGCCGCTGGCGTCGGCCAGCACGAGCCGCCAGTACGGCCCGTTGCGCGAGCTGCCCTGTGCGGCCAGGGTGATGACGAAGACGCCTTCCGCTTCGTTGGGGGCCGCCATGTCTTTGACGAAAATGCCTTTTTGCATATATCCTGACTCTGCGGCCAAAGGCCGCCTGTCTTGTATGTTCTGAGGTCCCGGGGTATCCCCGCAGGCCCGCGGGGGCCTGTTTATCCATAAAGATTCCCTTGTTTCAGAGGTATTGTCAAATGCGTGTCCTCCTGACCAACGACGACGGCATCCGGGCCGAGGGCCTGCGTGCCATGTACCGGGCCCTGCGCGAAGCCGGGCATACCGTGCATGTGGTGGCCCCCATGCATGAGCAGTCCGGCGTGGGCCATTCCCTGACCTTTTTCGATCCCCTGCGTGCCCACAAGATCGAGGAACCCGACTTCGAAGGTCTGGGCCTGTACGGCACCCCCACGGACTGCGTGAAGCTGGCCCTGGGCAACCTGCTGAAAAAGCGGCCCGACATGGTCATCTCGGGCATCAATGCGGGCAGCAACGTGGGCCCGGACATCCTCTATTCCGGTACCGTGGGCGCCGCCACCGAAGCCGCCCATGAAGACCTGCCCAGCATGGCGCTCTCCTGCGATGCCGGCGGCGGCCACCCGGACATGGATGCCATCGCCCGCCACGCCGTGGAGCTGGCCACGCGCATCGACTGGAAAAAGGTGGCCCACCGCCGCGTCATCAACGTCAACTATCCCCGCGGCCCGCTGTCCGAGGCCAAGGGCCTGCGCATCTGCCCGCAGACCAGCGCCGTGTGGAAGAACGCCTACGCCGAACGCAAGGACCCGCGCGGCGAGCCCTACTGGTGGCTGGAAGGCGAGATCCCGCCGCACACCATCAACGCCGGTTCGGACAAGGACCTGCTCAATCGCGGCTATATCACCGTGACGCCCCTGCGTTTCGAGTTCACGGACCACGAAAGCCTGCGCAGTCTGGAGGACATGCTGCTTTCCTAGATAGTGTCGTCAAATTCAAAAGTATGTTATAATCTCTTCACTTACAATGAGGAGAGACCATATGGCGGCACATCGGAGGCATGATATTTCCGACAAGGTATGGGCAAATATTGAAAAACTTCTTCCCGGTTCCAAAGGCTCTGTCGGTCGTCCTTCCGCCGATAACCGATTGTTTATCAACGCCGTCTTCTGGATACTGAGAACCGGGGCTCCGTGGCGGGATTTACCCCCCGATCTTGGCGACTGGAAAAATACACATCGCCGCTTCTGCCGATGGCGAGATCGGGGAGTTTGGGAGAAAATACTCGAAGCTCTCATTGTCGAACCTGATTTTGAATGGCTCATCATTGATGCCAGTCATTGCAAAGTACATCCCCATGCGGCGGGCGCTGCGGGAGGTAATGAGGCCATGAGCCGCACAAAAGGGGGCTCAACTCAAAAATACATCTGGCCGTGGATGCGCATGGTATGCCGGTCAGAGTTATTGTTACAGAAGGTACCCGAGCTGATTGCAAAGAGGCCTGTGCGTTGATTGACGGGTTGAGTGCCGTGGCACTTTTGGCTGATAGAGGCTACGATACGGAGAGTATTCTCCGCAAAGCAGGTGAATCCGGTTTCCAGGTTGTCATCCCGCCAAAGAGAAGTCGTAAAATATCACGCAACTATGACAGAGAGCTCTACAAAGTCAGGCATCTTGTCGAGAATGCTTTTCTCCATCTCAAGCGCTGGCGGGGAATTGCCACACGATATGCCAAAAGATGTGCATCTTTTCTTGCTGCCGTTCAAATCAGATGTATATCTTTGTGGGCAAACATAATTTGACGACACTATCTAGACAGCATACGGCCCCTGCGGGTGCCGATTTTATGAATTTTTCCACGACCGCCCCAAAGTCATTCCCCTTTGGGGCTTTTTTTTATATAATGAATCGCTTCGTTGCGGCTGCCCCACAACAGACCTTCCGGCATGCATCCCTGCCGGATCAGACGGCGGCCGCCGCTACATCAGACAGGCCGGCCGGACAGGCTTTTTCTGTCCGCCTTCCCATTTTATCCCACACTCGCGCATGGTGCGCGCAGTGTGTCGTATCGCACTTGGTGCAGGAGGAATCCATGCCGCTTATCGGGCCTAAGGAAATGTTCGCCGCCGCCTATGCGGGCCGGTATGCTGTGGGCGCGTTCAACGTCAACAACATGGAAATCGTGCAGGGCATCATGCAGGCCGCCTCGGAGGAAAAATCCCCCGTGATCCTTCAGGTCTCTTCGGGCGCGCGCAGCTATGCCGGGCAGAAATACCTCATGAAGCTGGTGGAAGCCGCCCTGGCCGAGGATCCTTCCGTGCCCGTGGTGGTGCATCTGGACCACGGCTCCAGCTTCGAACTGTGCCGCGACTGTATCGACGGCGGTTTCACCTCCGTGATGATCGACGGCTCGCACCTGCCCTATGAAGAAAACATCGCCCTGACCAAGCAGGTGGTGGAATACGCCCACCCGCGCGGCATCTGGGTGGAAGCCGAACTGGGCAAGCTGGCCGGTGTGGAAGAGCATGTGAGCAATGCCGACCATGTGTACACCGACCCCGACCAGGCCGTGGACTTCGTGGAACGCACGGGCTGCGACTCCCTGGCCGTGGCCATCGGCACCAGCCACGGTGCCTACAAGTTCAAGGGCGAAGCCAAGCTGGACTTCGAACGCCTGGAAGAGATCGGCAAGCGCCTGCCCGGCTATCCGCTGGTGCTGCACGGCGCCTCCAGCGTGCCCCAGGAATTCGTGGAAGCCTGCAACAAGTTCGGCGGCCAGGTGGGCGGCGCCCGCGGCGTGCCGGAAGACATGCTGCGCAAGGCTGCCGGCATGGGCGTGTGCAAGATCAATGTGGATACCGACATCCGTCTGGCCGTGACCGCCTCCATCCGCCAGTATCTGGTGGAACATCCCGAAGCCTTCGACCCCCGCGCGTACCTGAAACCCGCGCGACAGGCCGTCAAGGATATGGTCGCCCACAAGATCCGCAACGTCATGGGATCTTCCGGCAAGGCCTAAACCAGTATCTCACGCCGCCTCCACCGGGGAGGCGGCGTTTTCCATCTCTCTCGCGTGAAGGAGCGCAACATGTCCGTATCTTTGGGGATGAACGGCTTTGGCCGCATCGGTCGTTATCTGCTGCGTCTGCTGGCTGACTCGGAAGACATCCGCATCACCACCATCAACGCCCGCGCCGACAATGCTTCGCTGGCCCACCTTTTCAAATACGACTCGGTGTACGGTATTTTCCCCGGCACCGTCGATCATGACGACAACGGCATCATCATCAACGGCCGTCATATCGAAGTCACCCGTTGCAAGACCGGCGAATGGGAATGGGCCCGCCTTGGCATCGACATCGCCGTGGAGACCACCGGTACCCTGAAAAAGCGCGAGGACGCCGCCCAGCACCTGCAGTGCGGCGCCAAGAAGGTCGTGGTCTCGGCCCCCTGCAAGGAAGCCGACGCCACCATCGTCATGGGCGTCAATGACGACATCTACGATGCCGCCGCCCATACCGTGCTTTCCGCTGCCTCCTGTACCACCAACTGTCTGGCTCCCGTGGCCAAGGTCCTCAACGATGCCTTCGGCATCCGCCACGGCCTGATGACCACCATCCACTCCTACACCATGAGCCAGCGCATCCTGGACGGTTCCCACAAGGACCTGCGCCGTGCCCGTGCCGCCTGCGTGTCCATGATCCCCACCTCCACCGGCGCGGCCAAGGCCCTGGCCCTGGTGGTGCCCGCCCTCAAGGGCAAGCTGGACGGCATGGCCGTGCGCGTGCCCACCCCCGACATCTCCCTGGTGGACCTGACCTGCGAGCTGGAAAAGCCCGCCACCGCAGAAGAGATCAATGCCGCCCTCAAGGCCGCCCATGACGGCGCCCTGCACGACAATATGGGCTACTGCGACGAGCCCCTGGTCTCCATCGACTTCAAGGGCAGCACCCACGGCGGCGTCGTGGACGCCCTGTCCACCCAGGTCATGGACGGCACCATGGCCAAGCTCATCATCTGGTACGACAACGAATCCGGCTTCACCAACCAGCTGGCCCGCCTGCTGCGCAAGGTGGCTGCCAGCCTGTAAGGCTGCCGTACGGTAACGAAGACGACAAGGACGGCCCGCGAGGGCCGTCCTTTTTTCATGCCTGATGGTCTGGAAGGATGTTTGGAGGAAGAGGCTACGCTCCCTCCCACTCTAAAAAACATAGGCGGGAGTTCCCCGTCTCGCAAGGGAGCTCCCGCCGTCGCGGCTGTCAGGCCGGGCAGCCGCAGGGCCGCCGGAGCTGTCCCTTGCCCGTGTTGGCATATGTGTTGGAAGGGCAGGCAAGAAACGCGCCCCGGCGGCAGGATCGAGAGTGCCCTGCGGACGTTCCACCTGATGGAATACAGAAAAATACTTTGGCAAAGAGGGGAGGGCCCCACAAAGAAAAAGGGGCCTCCCGGTGAGGCCCCTTTCCAGATGGCGACGCGGCGGTCTCGTCCCGCAGCGTTAGTTGTGGTTGTAGAAGTTGATGAGGCAGCCGTCCAGAATAATTTGGCGTTCGTCGGCGGTCAGGTCGCCCAGGCGCAGTTCCACGGCCTCCACGGCCCCGGCAGCGCTCACCAGCCAGCCGGTGATGCCGGCGGCATCCTGTTCCACGGCGGTACGGATGCCGGGCAGGACGAAGCAGTCGCCCACGCTGAGCTTCTGCGCCAGAGCGGCATCGGCCAGCAGGGGCAGCATGCCCCAGTTGATGAGGTTGGAACGGTAGCGCTTGGTGGCGTATTCGGCGGCCACGTTGGCCCAGCCGCCCAGCACCTTCTGGCAGGAAGCGGCCTGTTCGCGGGCGGAGCCGTCACCGGGCTTGAGGGCGAAGATGGTGGAACCGATGCCGGTGTCCTTCAGACCGGCGCCCAGCACCGCGGCATAGACCTCAGGCTGCGCGGCCTTGAGGGGGGCCAGCATGCCTTCCAGCTTCGCCAGCAGGGCGGCATCGGCAGGATCGGCCAGACGGGCCTTTTCCATGGCCTGCACGTCCTTGGCGCGGCCCACATAGGCGGGATCCTTGCGCGACAGGGTGAACTCGGAAAGCTTGAGCGGGTTGGAACGCAGGGACGAGGTCTCGCCCGAGGGGATGAGCTCGTCGGTGGTGGTCACGGGGTCGGTGATGACCGAAGCCAGCGGCAGCACCAGGTTCTCCGGCAGGGGGCTCATGGACGGCCAGTCGGCGATGTTGGGGCCGCGCTTGAGTTCCGCGGCGGCATCGGCCTTGCCGAAACCGTTGTAGACGCGGCGCTGGTAGATGCCCGCATCGAAAGTGTAGGTGGTGTCCACGGCCAGCTTGTCCCAATCCAGTTCCGTGGCCGGGGTCAGGCGGCCGCCGTTGGCGGCGGTGGCGGCGATGGAGCGGGCGTCCATGAGGGCCACGGCAGAGATCTGGCCGTTGCCGGGCTTGGAGCCTTCGCGGTTGGGGAAGTTGCGGGTGGAGTGGCGGATGGACAGGGCGCCGTGGGCCGGCGTGTCGCCCGCGCCGAAGCAGGGACCGCAGAAGGCGTTCTTGATGACCGCACCGGCGGCCATGAGCTTGGCAGCGGCGCCGTTGCGCACCAGGGCGATGGCCTGGGGTTCGCTGGCGGGATAGACGGAGAGCGAGAACTCGCCGCAGCCGGTGCTCCGGCCGTCCAGGATGGAGGCGGCCATACAGCAGTTCTCGAACGAACCGCCCGCGCAACCGGCGATGATGCCCTGGTCCACCCAGACGCCGCCGTCATGGATCTTGTCGCGCAGCTTCAGGCCTTCACCGGCCTTGCCGAACTGCTTGCGGGCCTCTTCTTCCACGGCGGCGAACAGCTCGTCGGCATGGCGCACCACTTCGGCCACGGGATAGGCGTTGCTGGGATGGAAGGGCAGGGCCATCATGGGCTCGATGGCGGACAGGTCCACGCGGATGCAGCGGTCGAAGCAGGCGGGCTTGTCGTGACGCAGCTCGGTGTAATCGTCGGCGCGGCCGTGCATGGCCAGGTAATCGCGCACCTTGTCGTCCGTGGTCCAGATGGAGGACAGGCAGGTGGTCTCGGTGGTCATGACGTCGATACCGCAGCGGTATTCCACGGAAAGGCCCGCCACGCCGGGGCCGGCGAATTCCATGACCCGGTTCTTGACGAAGCCGTTCTTGAACACGGCGCCGATGAGGGCGATGGCGATGTCCTGCGGGCCCACGCCGGGACGGGGAGCGTTCTCCAGCCAGACCAGCACCACTTCGGGACGGGCCACGTCATAGGTCTTGCCCAGCAGCTGCTTGACCAGCTCGGGGCCGCCTTCGCCCACGGCCATGGTGCCCAGGGCGCCGTAGCGGGTGTGGCTGTCGGAGCCCAGGATCATCTTGCCGCAACCGGCCATCATTTCACGGGCGTACTGGTGGATGACCGCCAGATGGGGCGGCACGAAGATGCCGCCGTACTTGCGGGCGGCGGTCAGGCCGAAGAGGTGGTCGTCCTCATTGATGGTGCCGCCCACGGCGCACAGGCTGTTGTGGCAGTTGGTGAGCGCGTAGGGCATGGGGAAGCGTTCCAGGCCGCTGGCGCGGGCCGTCTGGATGATGCCCACATAGGTGATGTCGTGCGAGGCCAGGGCGTCAAAACGCAGGCGCAGGGTGGGGTCGTCCCCGGCAGCCGTGTTGTGGGCGGCCAGGATGTTCCAGGCCAGGGTATTTTGACGGGCAGCGGCGCAGTCGATGCCGCGCGCCGCGGCTTCTTCCTGTTCCATCAGGGTGTTGCCCTGCACAATGACCGGTTTGTCGCTCAGTTGGATCATCTTGCTTCCTGCGTAGTCTGTGCTGTGCCGTGATGGCGATAAAAGGCAGGCCCGGCCTTTCCCCGTCCACGGCGACGGGGCGATGCGCAAGCATCCGGCGGGCGTGAAATTTTGCACCAGATACTATGCCACAGGCCAAAATGCTTTGGCAATGCCCGGAAGGGGCGCGCGTTTTTTGGGGTGGGAAGCCCCCCCTTTACTGGCGCGAAAAGGGGCCCTTCCCAAAAAGCCCTCCATCCTCCCCCGAACGCACTCTATCTTGAAGGGTGCCAAGCGGCACCACTCCTATGATTTTTTTGTGCTGAAGGTCCCCAACGGGCCCCACCAGCAAAAAAAGTTCTCTTGAGCTCCAGTGGACGCATGGGGCCAGACGCAAAAAGGACGCCTCACGGCGTCCTTTTTCATATGTCAGGGAAGGAAGAGCGGCCCTATTCCACGGTCACGCTCTTGGCCAGGTTGCGGGGCTGGTCCACGTCCTTGCCCAGATAATCGGCCATCTCGTAGCTGAACAGCTGCATGGCGGGCAGGGCCATGAAACCGGCCAGGGGAGCGGGCAGGGCGGGGATCTCCCAGACATCGTCCACGGCCAGATCCATGCCCGGATTGGTCAGGGCGATGACCTTGCCCTGACGGGCCTGCACTTCCACGATGTTGGATTTCACCTTGGGGAAGAGGGCGTCGTCCAGAGCCAGGGCAAAGGTGGGGAAGGCCGGATCGATGAGGGCGATGGGGCCGTGCTTCATCTCGCCGGCGGCATAACCTTCGGCATGGATGTAGGAAAGCTCCTTGAGCTTGAGCGCCCCTTCCAGGGCCAGCGGGTAGCAGTGGCCGCGGCCCAGATAGAAGAAGTTGCGGGCCTGGGCATAGGCACGGGCCAGCTGGCGGGCCTTCTCGTGCATGGCGGGCAGGGCGGCATCCAGCTGGGAGGGCAGGGATTCCAGCAGGGCGATCTGGCGGGCGCGGGCCGCCGCGTCCATGATGCCCTGACGGCCGCCCCAGTACAGGGCCACCAGCGCCAGCATCAGCATCTGGCTGCACATGGCCTTGGTGGAGGCCACGCTGATCTCGGGCCCGGCCTGGGTGTAGATGACGGCCGAGGACTCGCGGGCGATGGACGACCCCACCACGTTGCACAGGCCCAGCACCGGCACGCCGTGTTCGCGGGCGATGCGCAGAGCGGCCAGGGTATCGGCGGTCTCGCCGCTCTGGCTGATGACCAGCACCATGTCGTCCTTGTCCAGGGGCAGGCTCTCGCGGTAGCGGAACTCGGAAGCGATCTCCAGCTGCACCGGCACCTTGGCCCAGGGCTCGATAAGATGCCGCGCCCAAAGGCCGGAATGGTAGGACGTGCCGCAGGCCACGATATGCAGACGGCGCGGTACGGGCAGGGCGTCCAGCTCGGGCAGGAGCACGGTGTCACGGGCGGCGTTGAGGCGGCCGCTCAGGCCATCCACGATGACCTGGGGCTGCTCGAAGATCTCCTTGAGCATGAAGTGGCGGTAGCCGCCCTTCTGGGCCGCCTGCATGTCCCACTGGATGGTCTGGGGCTCATGCTCCACGGGGGAAAGGTCGGCCAGGCTCAGGATCTCATACTCGGAATTGGTGGCGTGCACGATCTCGCCGTCTTCCAGAAAGACCACCGTGCGCGTGTAGGGCAAAAAGGCCGGGATGTCCGAAGCCACGAAGTGCTCGCCCGTGCCGATGCCGAAGATGAGCGGGGCGGACATGCGCGCGGCCCAGATCTCACCGGGATATTCCCGGCTCATGAGACAGACGGCGTAGGCGCC contains these protein-coding regions:
- a CDS encoding histone deacetylase family protein codes for the protein MTDPLRARNRLGVVFFPAFDWAISATHPEREERLLYTRDQLAEEGLFDIPGITEYRPELATNAQVERVHFCLPSTGAVVTDSHRASAGGAITAARLVMEKKEDKAFALVRPPGHHAMRVTHGNRGFCNINNEAVMVEYIRDHYPHPTGRPLRIAIVDTDVHHGDGSQDIFWNDPNTLFISLHQDGRTLYPGTGFPQECGGPGALGRTINIPLPPETSDEGYLYAIEHAVLPMLADFKPDLVINSAGQDNHFTDPLANMKLSAQGYAALNRALNPDIAVLEGGYAIRGALPYVNLGICLALAGLDAGDIREPQWRPESTRQKQKISDYIARLCDGLLELYHNPPSVPQEGEEENGWWTRRKHIFYDTDMLRESQRESWRLCPDCSGLGCFETSSERVARSLCLLIPRHACPRCRAEAEARAAAARKAGLHAHVLVLDGDAALK
- the tmk gene encoding dTMP kinase yields the protein MFITFEGIEGSGKTTARQLLALELEKRGHDVLLTREPGGCGLGRALRPILLDARNSGLCNRAELYLFLADRAQHVAEIIRPAVEAGQIVICDRYTDSTLAYQGYGRGRDPDRLRRANDLATGGLQPDLTLLCDLPVSVGLERAGLRNRREGTVLSEGRFDSESLNFHERVRQGYLTIAAEEPDRIAIIDASQQPEDVVLQCLSAVERHLKQRGSGLE
- a CDS encoding 3'-5' exoribonuclease YhaM family protein, with product MQKGIFVKDMAAPNEAEGVFVITLAAQGSSRNGPYWRLVLADASGSVEAKIWSPLSASFPALHTGSFFYAHGRVSTFRDQLQFTVEEGRLLSPEEGAALDLADFMPASPYPLDAMMDELMGLIREEFRYKPWRKLVDGVFKNEELREAFRTCPAAKGVHHAYAGGLLEHTLSVFKLCRRLADQYPELDRQTLLAGALFHDFGKIREFSGGIANDYTDEGRLLGHLEICVEMLAPYLEKSGLEPELQRHLKHLVLSHHGTLEFGAVRVPQTAEALVLHYADNIDAKMAQCRGLFAQLGEGESWTPYQATLGRAMHRCAQTPVEEKVEKKPRASRKSSGEDGMLSLL
- the surE gene encoding 5'/3'-nucleotidase SurE, which translates into the protein MRVLLTNDDGIRAEGLRAMYRALREAGHTVHVVAPMHEQSGVGHSLTFFDPLRAHKIEEPDFEGLGLYGTPTDCVKLALGNLLKKRPDMVISGINAGSNVGPDILYSGTVGAATEAAHEDLPSMALSCDAGGGHPDMDAIARHAVELATRIDWKKVAHRRVINVNYPRGPLSEAKGLRICPQTSAVWKNAYAERKDPRGEPYWWLEGEIPPHTINAGSDKDLLNRGYITVTPLRFEFTDHESLRSLEDMLLS
- a CDS encoding IS5 family transposase (programmed frameshift), with the protein product MAAHRRHDISDKVWANIEKLLPGSKGSVGRPSADNRLFINAVFWILRTGAPWRDLPPDLGDWKNTHRRFCRWRDRGVWEKILEALIVEPDFEWLIIDASHCKVHPHAAGAAGGNEAMSRNKRGLNSKIHLAVDAHGMPVRVIVTEGTRADCKEACALIDGLSAVALLADRGYDTESILRKAGESGFQVVIPPKRSRKISRNYDRELYKVRHLVENAFLHLKRWRGIATRYAKRCASFLAAVQIRCISLWANII
- the fba gene encoding class II fructose-1,6-bisphosphate aldolase; translated protein: MPLIGPKEMFAAAYAGRYAVGAFNVNNMEIVQGIMQAASEEKSPVILQVSSGARSYAGQKYLMKLVEAALAEDPSVPVVVHLDHGSSFELCRDCIDGGFTSVMIDGSHLPYEENIALTKQVVEYAHPRGIWVEAELGKLAGVEEHVSNADHVYTDPDQAVDFVERTGCDSLAVAIGTSHGAYKFKGEAKLDFERLEEIGKRLPGYPLVLHGASSVPQEFVEACNKFGGQVGGARGVPEDMLRKAAGMGVCKINVDTDIRLAVTASIRQYLVEHPEAFDPRAYLKPARQAVKDMVAHKIRNVMGSSGKA
- the gap gene encoding type I glyceraldehyde-3-phosphate dehydrogenase, translated to MSVSLGMNGFGRIGRYLLRLLADSEDIRITTINARADNASLAHLFKYDSVYGIFPGTVDHDDNGIIINGRHIEVTRCKTGEWEWARLGIDIAVETTGTLKKREDAAQHLQCGAKKVVVSAPCKEADATIVMGVNDDIYDAAAHTVLSAASCTTNCLAPVAKVLNDAFGIRHGLMTTIHSYTMSQRILDGSHKDLRRARAACVSMIPTSTGAAKALALVVPALKGKLDGMAVRVPTPDISLVDLTCELEKPATAEEINAALKAAHDGALHDNMGYCDEPLVSIDFKGSTHGGVVDALSTQVMDGTMAKLIIWYDNESGFTNQLARLLRKVAASL
- a CDS encoding hydratase, whose amino-acid sequence is MIQLSDKPVIVQGNTLMEQEEAAARGIDCAAARQNTLAWNILAAHNTAAGDDPTLRLRFDALASHDITYVGIIQTARASGLERFPMPYALTNCHNSLCAVGGTINEDDHLFGLTAARKYGGIFVPPHLAVIHQYAREMMAGCGKMILGSDSHTRYGALGTMAVGEGGPELVKQLLGKTYDVARPEVVLVWLENAPRPGVGPQDIAIALIGAVFKNGFVKNRVMEFAGPGVAGLSVEYRCGIDVMTTETTCLSSIWTTDDKVRDYLAMHGRADDYTELRHDKPACFDRCIRVDLSAIEPMMALPFHPSNAYPVAEVVRHADELFAAVEEEARKQFGKAGEGLKLRDKIHDGGVWVDQGIIAGCAGGSFENCCMAASILDGRSTGCGEFSLSVYPASEPQAIALVRNGAAAKLMAAGAVIKNAFCGPCFGAGDTPAHGALSIRHSTRNFPNREGSKPGNGQISAVALMDARSIAATAANGGRLTPATELDWDKLAVDTTYTFDAGIYQRRVYNGFGKADAAAELKRGPNIADWPSMSPLPENLVLPLASVITDPVTTTDELIPSGETSSLRSNPLKLSEFTLSRKDPAYVGRAKDVQAMEKARLADPADAALLAKLEGMLAPLKAAQPEVYAAVLGAGLKDTGIGSTIFALKPGDGSAREQAASCQKVLGGWANVAAEYATKRYRSNLINWGMLPLLADAALAQKLSVGDCFVLPGIRTAVEQDAAGITGWLVSAAGAVEAVELRLGDLTADERQIILDGCLINFYNHN
- the glmS gene encoding glutamine--fructose-6-phosphate transaminase (isomerizing), which gives rise to MCGIIGYAGHRPAVPVVIEGLRRLEYRGYDSAGVACVQRGELCITRAQGKLSALEEKLAKEPVSMATCAMGHTRWATHGVPAERNAHPHASNDGRLAIVHNGIIENYQELKEELLQKGYVFHSETDTEVLVNLIADCHKQEADLLKAFAAALRRAHGAYAVCLMSREYPGEIWAARMSAPLIFGIGTGEHFVASDIPAFLPYTRTVVFLEDGEIVHATNSEYEILSLADLSPVEHEPQTIQWDMQAAQKGGYRHFMLKEIFEQPQVIVDGLSGRLNAARDTVLLPELDALPVPRRLHIVACGTSYHSGLWARHLIEPWAKVPVQLEIASEFRYRESLPLDKDDMVLVISQSGETADTLAALRIAREHGVPVLGLCNVVGSSIARESSAVIYTQAGPEISVASTKAMCSQMLMLALVALYWGGRQGIMDAAARARQIALLESLPSQLDAALPAMHEKARQLARAYAQARNFFYLGRGHCYPLALEGALKLKELSYIHAEGYAAGEMKHGPIALIDPAFPTFALALDDALFPKVKSNIVEVQARQGKVIALTNPGMDLAVDDVWEIPALPAPLAGFMALPAMQLFSYEMADYLGKDVDQPRNLAKSVTVE